The following is a genomic window from Lactococcus carnosus.
AACAGGAGAAGGTTTAGATTGCAGTTTAGACTCCTCTAGGGCTGGTGCATCCTTTGCATAATAAACAAAAAGGGCTACGCCTGCTGCAAATGCCAGAATAATAGCTGTAAATATTGAAATGAGAAACCATTTAATCACTTTCAACACACGTAATTTTGATTTTTGTCTATTTTGTTGTAGATTTGAAATGTGAGTCACCTCCTAAAAGTTTGTGAATGGGGTCAAGATATGGGATACTAGGTAGTAGCTGATTTGAAATTTCATCTCCTTTATCCTCAATAAAAGTTAGAGGAATTGATTTTTGACCCTTATGTTCTTTATAAAATGGGATCAAATCAGATGCTTTAAGTAAGAATGTTCTTGAAAGCACTGTAAAATGTAAGAGGACAAAAGCAATGCCTTTTTGACTTAATACATTTTCCATGTGTTCAATTTGATGGTCATGAAAGTTTTTCAGGGGAAAACTCGTTTTATTCTGTGTTTCCTTTGCTTCAAAATCAATATAGTAGCCCTGATAGACACCCGAATAATCTGTTGTCGATGCCTGCCGAAAATAAGCTTCTGTAATTTTTGCTCGACTACGCTTGGGATAATCGACTTTAACGATTTGAATTGGTGTCGGTTTTTTATGTATCACTGCCAAGCCATGCGCCAAGTAATAGGCATTTGTTGCATTAATTTCAGCTTCAAAGCTCATCCCACGCTTACCAAATTTAACTGGTTTAGGCTGTTGATTTTTTTGTTTTCGGGCACTTACAATACCACCTGGATAATTAACCATGAGTTCTCCTTCGTAAGCTTTTAAGATAAGTACTCGGCCATTCAAATTCAGTAGTTATAAAATACCGAGACTTCAGTGAAGGAGCAATCTTTGAGATTATGTCATATCAATGAACTCATGATTACAGCAAGCTTTCAGCACCTCATCATAATAAAATATAGTCATAATAAGTATATAATTTTATAGTCTAATGTGCAAGTAAATGATAGCATATAGAGGTAAATTAAGGTACAAAATCACTTTGAAACGCTTACATGAACAAAATCATTAGCTGAATTGAAACAAGATAGAAAAGGGAGATCATTTAAAGATGAAAACGTTACTAATTGCTGGCTATACTGCATTTGATATTAGCCTATTTGACGAAAAAGACATCAAACTAACTGTCATTAAACTTGCCATTCGAAAGAAATTAGAAAATTTAGCATCCGAAGGACTAGAATGGCTTATTTTTGGTGGCAATCTAGGATTCGAATACTGGGTCTTACAAGTTGCCTTAGAAATGAAAACCGACTATGACTTTAAGCTTGCGACAATTTTCCCCTTCAAAACACATGGCCAGAATTGGAATGAGAGCAATCAAACAAAATTGGCATTATTTAAGCAAGTTGACTTCATCCAATATGCCTACGATGCTTACGAAAATCCAGGCCAATTTCGCGAATACAACGCTTTCTTAATCCATAACGCCGACGGTGCCTTTGTTTTCTATGATGAAGAAAATGAGACTAAGCTCAAATATTTAGTGGCTAAATTTAATGAAACAGCTGGTTTTGCTGTCCACTACTTAAGGTTTGATGCTTTACAAGATATCGCTGATGAACTAAATGCTGATTTTTGACATCACCCACGACGAAAACACCTGCTATACTTTGGCTACTGTGCCAAAGTATAGCAGGTGTTTTTTATAGTAAGTTGAAGCCATTATAACAATTAATCAATAAGACACTTATGATAACAACCTGAAAGACCTGCATTACGCTCTCTTCAGATAAGACATGACTTAATTTCCCACCTAGTAATCCCCCGATTATAGCTGCTGGCATAATATAGGCTAAAACAGATAAATCATAGCTAGAAAACCCAGCACCTAAGGCAATAGTCCCTATTTTTGATAGCTGTGAAAAGAGAATACTACATATTGAGTAAACCGTTGCTTCTTTAATTGGCATCGAAAATAGTAGCATAAACAAAGAAACATTAATTGGCCCACCACCTATTCCTAATAGACTAGCTAGAAAACCTAATACTAAACCGCAAATCAAGTAGCAGATACTGTTGGTTAATTGATACCCTACATGTGCCATTTTACTATAGCACAAGGCAAAAAGTAAGGTGATAATCGTCAATACAATCTGTATCATCTGAACTGATGCATCACTGTCAAATTTCTCTAGTAAATAATCAAGTGTGCTATTGCCAAACACCCCACCAGCTATTGCACCTGCTGATACCCAAGTGATTAATCGCCAATTAAACTGCTGATGACTGCTTATCTGGCGAGCAGTTGATACTAGGGACATGGTAAGTACAGCAACTGATGAATAAAAGGAAATCGCCACAACTGAATGAGCACCTATCAAATCGAACGTTGGTTTGATGAGTACCCCACCGCCCATCCCCGATATCGCACCTATCGTGTTTGCTATGACGATAACAAAGAAATATAGTCCCCCTATCATCAATATTGCTCCTCTACTGTCGCTAAAATATGATCAATCTGAGGTAAAAATTCATGTAATAGTGCAGCGTAACCACAGTCCCCATCCTGATCAACATACATGGCATCTTTCATGCGTTTACAGCCACCGCGACACATACTCAAGAAAGGACAGGTCTGGCAAGTTTCTGCAAGTTTGGGTTTCTCACAGATAAAGCGTTTCGCATTTTTCTGGGTATATAACTGACCTAGCGTTTCATCTTGAATATAGCCCATACGATAGTCATCCAGCACATAAAAGTCACAAGGATAGACACTCCCATCGGCTTCAATCACATACTGCACTTGGCAATTTCCTAACATGCCACAGGATGTCACGCGCTTAGCTACCAAAAGATTGATGATATCATCAAATAGTTTAATACTGATTGCCTGTCCTTTTTCTAGTGCAGCCAACCAGTCAGTCAATAACTGATGATAGAATACCGAAAATCCCTTTGGTGTCAATACGTAGTTACTAACCTCAGTTGTATCTAAATCTGACAAACAGGGGATAAACTGGATATAGCTAATCTGCTCTTTTTGGATAAACTGAAATACTTTTTTGGCTTCCTTTGCTAAAGGTGCAGTCAAGACACAGAGGACATTATAATCGATGTCATAGGTATCAAATAACTGCTTGGTTAGCATGACCCGGTGAAATGTCCCGCTACCTTTGGGATCAATACGATTTAAATCATGATAGAGGGGATGACCATCAATCGATAAGCCTACCAAGAAATTGTTGACTTTCAAGAACCTGCACCACTGCTCATTAATTACCATCCCATTTGTTTGAATGGCATAGTGTACGTCGATTTGTTTCACCTGTGCCGCTACCAAGGCGACAATATGTTCAAAGTAGGATAGACCAGCCAGCGTTGGCTCACCGCCTTGAAAGGCAAGTGTCAGTACGTCGCCATCTGCTAAATCCTGAAAAATATTTGTGATCATTTTTTCTGCTACTTCTGACGTCATTTTCCCAAACGAACGCACCTCACGAAGGGCGCTCACATTGGCATAGAAACAGTATTTACAGCGTATATTACAAAGCGAAGAAGCAGGTTTGATCAACACTGATATCTGTTTCATAGGCTTACACCTTTCATTTTGTCTGACCCAGTTTGCTAAGTCAACTCCTCAAATAGAGAAGGTACTTTCCTAGCATACTCGGTTTGTTTTCTTGCATCAATTATATCGCTTAGCCAAGTAATGCCTTAGCGCTTATCTTTTTTCATAGGCACAAAATCAGTCGTCGCCATATAAAATTCTGCCACCCGATTTTTCATCTCCTGCACGATTTTTTGATATGCTGGGTCAACTGCTAAATTATTGATTTCCATAGGATCTGCAATCATATCATACAACTCATCTGTCTCATAAAGTCGCATGGTGTATTTGTAGTCTCCCATTTTACACATAACTGCTTTAGTATGCTCAGGCCCCTCACTATATTGCGTGGACAAACGTGGCCAATAGGTTGATACTGGACTGTGTCCTAGCTCCATAGCCTGTGTTTCGCCATGGACACGGCCACCTTCACAGAACACAGCATCCTTATGCGTTTCATCTCCGGATACAGCATGTAAGAGAGATTCACCAAATTGGGTATAGGACAACTTAAAACCTGCTAAATCGGCCAGTGTTGCCGGTAAATCTAATAGTTCAACTTGCGCCTTAGAAATTCTAGGTGTCACAGCAATCCCTTTGGCTGGCTTAATCAGTAATGGGACATTTGAAATCGGATCTTCAAAACAGTTTTGTACTTTTTCTGTAATGGCATAATCCCCAGTATAATCACCGTGATCACTAAACACAATCAGGGTCGTTTCATCATAAAGCTCTGCTTCTTTTAGCTTATCCTTAATCATACCCAATTGAGAGTCAAATCTCGAAACCATGGCAAGGTAAGTCGCCCTAAGTTCATCAAAGCGCTCCTCTGACCAGTCATTTAAGTGCTGTTTTTCATTAATCCCATAGAGCATCGATGCCTTGTTCGGTATATCCTTGACACTCGGTCGACGCTTGGGTAACTGATGACGATCAATACTTGAATACCAAGGATCCTCACACCCATACGGCGGATGTGGGAAAGAAATCGTACAATAAACAAAGAACGGTTTATCCGACCCTGATTTACTTCTCCGATCAATATAAGCTAAAGCTTGCTCGACGCAGTTCCAATCAGTTTTACCATAGCCTTCACCGTTTGGTAGTTTACCCATATAAAATGAATAGTAGGTATCACCTGATAGCATCTCATCATAAAGCTTTTTACTATCGGCATTCATATCAGTCGAAAAATTCATTTCACTATTTTCAGCATCCCGTGTATTTTCTGGCACAACACCATCGTAATATTCATCGCAGTAGGCAGTCTTTGGTCGATCGGCAGGCACAATATCGTTTCTACCAATCCAGATGACTTCATAGCCATTTTCTTTCATCTCTTTTAAGATATTTGGTTCATCTTCACGTTGCAAGTAATGCATGGTCCGATGCCCACTAACATGCGGATATAATCCCGTTAGAAAACTGTTTCGAGATGGGACACAGACTGGATTTTGACAGTAGGCATTTTCAAATGATACCCCTTCTTGTGCTAAGCCATCCAAATTTGGTGTAATCGCTGCTGGATTACCCATGTGTGCCATCGCGTCACTTCGCATTTGGTCTGCTACAAATAATATCATATTTTTTTTATCGCTCATTTTGAACCTCCTATGTAATAATCGTTAATAAGACATCTGACGTGTC
Proteins encoded in this region:
- a CDS encoding radical SAM/SPASM domain-containing protein; translated protein: MKQISVLIKPASSLCNIRCKYCFYANVSALREVRSFGKMTSEVAEKMITNIFQDLADGDVLTLAFQGGEPTLAGLSYFEHIVALVAAQVKQIDVHYAIQTNGMVINEQWCRFLKVNNFLVGLSIDGHPLYHDLNRIDPKGSGTFHRVMLTKQLFDTYDIDYNVLCVLTAPLAKEAKKVFQFIQKEQISYIQFIPCLSDLDTTEVSNYVLTPKGFSVFYHQLLTDWLAALEKGQAISIKLFDDIINLLVAKRVTSCGMLGNCQVQYVIEADGSVYPCDFYVLDDYRMGYIQDETLGQLYTQKNAKRFICEKPKLAETCQTCPFLSMCRGGCKRMKDAMYVDQDGDCGYAALLHEFLPQIDHILATVEEQY
- a CDS encoding sulfite exporter TauE/SafE family protein, yielding MIGGLYFFVIVIANTIGAISGMGGGVLIKPTFDLIGAHSVVAISFYSSVAVLTMSLVSTARQISSHQQFNWRLITWVSAGAIAGGVFGNSTLDYLLEKFDSDASVQMIQIVLTIITLLFALCYSKMAHVGYQLTNSICYLICGLVLGFLASLLGIGGGPINVSLFMLLFSMPIKEATVYSICSILFSQLSKIGTIALGAGFSSYDLSVLAYIMPAAIIGGLLGGKLSHVLSEESVMQVFQVVIISVLLINCYNGFNLL
- a CDS encoding sulfatase-like hydrolase/transferase; protein product: MSDKKNMILFVADQMRSDAMAHMGNPAAITPNLDGLAQEGVSFENAYCQNPVCVPSRNSFLTGLYPHVSGHRTMHYLQREDEPNILKEMKENGYEVIWIGRNDIVPADRPKTAYCDEYYDGVVPENTRDAENSEMNFSTDMNADSKKLYDEMLSGDTYYSFYMGKLPNGEGYGKTDWNCVEQALAYIDRRSKSGSDKPFFVYCTISFPHPPYGCEDPWYSSIDRHQLPKRRPSVKDIPNKASMLYGINEKQHLNDWSEERFDELRATYLAMVSRFDSQLGMIKDKLKEAELYDETTLIVFSDHGDYTGDYAITEKVQNCFEDPISNVPLLIKPAKGIAVTPRISKAQVELLDLPATLADLAGFKLSYTQFGESLLHAVSGDETHKDAVFCEGGRVHGETQAMELGHSPVSTYWPRLSTQYSEGPEHTKAVMCKMGDYKYTMRLYETDELYDMIADPMEINNLAVDPAYQKIVQEMKNRVAEFYMATTDFVPMKKDKR
- the recU gene encoding Holliday junction resolvase RecU, which produces MVNYPGGIVSARKQKNQQPKPVKFGKRGMSFEAEINATNAYYLAHGLAVIHKKPTPIQIVKVDYPKRSRAKITEAYFRQASTTDYSGVYQGYYIDFEAKETQNKTSFPLKNFHDHQIEHMENVLSQKGIAFVLLHFTVLSRTFLLKASDLIPFYKEHKGQKSIPLTFIEDKGDEISNQLLPSIPYLDPIHKLLGGDSHFKSTTK
- a CDS encoding SLOG family protein, with the translated sequence MKTLLIAGYTAFDISLFDEKDIKLTVIKLAIRKKLENLASEGLEWLIFGGNLGFEYWVLQVALEMKTDYDFKLATIFPFKTHGQNWNESNQTKLALFKQVDFIQYAYDAYENPGQFREYNAFLIHNADGAFVFYDEENETKLKYLVAKFNETAGFAVHYLRFDALQDIADELNADF